Proteins encoded together in one Benincasa hispida cultivar B227 chromosome 1, ASM972705v1, whole genome shotgun sequence window:
- the LOC120076072 gene encoding G-type lectin S-receptor-like serine/threonine-protein kinase LECRK1, whose translation MANNITVPLLILLSFLLLNFYQCLAQNGSNVTRGSSITAGSNQPWLSPSGDFAFGFYPLPNVLYLVGIWFDKIPNKADQTLVWSANRDTPAPVNSKISLNTTGQFVLLFPDGAIQTIISTQTPADSGQMQDDGNFVLKDSNSAPIGQSFDSPTDTLLPGQILGVNKKMFSAKNISDFSTGNFMLQMQNDGNLVLSNYHFSNIGYWFTVKTDINNTVLVFDNSSALMYTSGTAPIEQIFHNLTVNVPAPVGDYYHRATISVHGDFRQYAYPKTKGSGWIRGWGAMSDPCLVNTVCGLNGLCKSSDNDTVTCECLPGFVQLDPTNAVKGCRLQTPINYCTEKSRKNFEVQEMDDVVIDFPPDLVNF comes from the coding sequence ATGGCCAACAATATCACAGTGCCACTCCTCatacttctttcttttcttcttctaaacttctatcagtgtttaGCTCAAAATGGCTCCAACGTAACCAGGGGTTCTTCCATAACTGCAGGATCTAACCAACCTTGGCTTTCTCCATCTGGGGATTTTGCCTTTGGTTTTTACCCTCTTCCAAATGTTCTCTACCTTGTGGGAATTTGGTTCGATAAAATCCCAAACAAGGCTGACCAGACCTTGGTTTGGTCGGCTAACCGGGACACTCCCGCGCCGGTAAATTCCAAAATAAGCTTGAACACCACCGGCCAGTTTGTGCTTTTGTTCCCAGATGGCGCGATTCAAACAATTATATCCACACAAACGCCTGCAGATTCTGGCCAAATGCAGGACGACGGCAACTTTGTGTTGAAAGACTCCAATTCTGCACCCATCGGACAAAGCTTTGATTCGCCAACAGACACGCTCCTTCCTGGACAGATTTTAGGGGTCAACAAAAAAATGTTCTCTGCAAAAAACATCTCGGATTTCTCAACTGGGAATTTCATGCTGCAAATGCAAAACGATGGAAATCTGGTGCTCTCCAATTACCACTTCTCCAATATTGGGTATTGGTTCACAGTCAAAACTGATATTAACAATACTGTCTTAGTGTTCGATAATTCCTCTGCTTTAATGTACACCAGTGGAACTGCCCCAATTGAACAGATATTTCACAATTTGACTGTCAATGTTCCAGCTCCAGTTGGGGATTACTACCACAGAGCAACAATTAGTGTCCATGGCGATTTCCGACAATATGCTTACCCCAAAACTAAAGGCAGTGGATGGATAAGAGGTTGGGGAGCCATGAGCGACCCTTGTCTTGTGAACACCGTTTGTGGCTTAAATGGGCTCTGCAAATCATCCGACAACGATACAGTAACCTGTGAATGCTTGCCGGGTTTTGTTCAATTGGATCCGACCAATGCTGTGAAGGGATGTCGGCTACAAACTCCGATCAATTACTGTACTGAAAAATCTAGGAAGAATTTCGAGGTCCAGGAGATGGATGATGTCGTTATTGACTTCCCCCCAGACCTGGTCAATTTTTAG
- the LOC120070241 gene encoding G-type lectin S-receptor-like serine/threonine-protein kinase LECRK2, whose product MLRNSSSIPIWQSFDHPTDTLLPAQVLRIGHQLYSSANRTRNDYSTGRFMLDVAKDGNVLLTAFRNGDPAYNYTGTSGDTTAIVFNQTTVLLYVVNATAITYPMTTKLPVPVKDYYHRSILDDQGNFRQLYRIKNGGKNEWITTWKLIERPCMVSNICGVFGFCSNGNETAICECLEGYVPIDPNIPSKGCYPNPNMVMDFCSLNNANESFKIVKLDDSDFPFLLDSDVSMVGPTDESRCEEAVRKDCFCSAAVYFGGNCYKKRMPLLNARKSIPDTSNLVAFLKVPIIINGKRSLSNEALLAIFVVCSTFALSFAVVSVYYQPFITKDFLKGKKPAKLKPLEVNLKAFSFNELKEATNGFDNLLGRGSFGAVYKGVLTLRDQEVEVAVKQLEKKVVEQGEKFLTEVQVIGLTHHRNLLQLLGFCNEEEHRLLVYELMKNGPSSNFLFGEKENQKPKWESRAKMVLEIANGLLYLHEECETQIIHCDIKPQNILLDDNYRAKISDFGLAKLMKKNQTRTATVIKGTRGYMAPEWLKTAPVTTKADVYSFGVMLLEIIFCRRHYEEETQGNDGIILVDWVVSSVRAERLRDIIRHDCEAMNDYEKFKRMTMVGVWCISSDPVCRPSMKEVVRMLEGSSDVRIPPLLERMRYAYFVWLFMFHVFLYN is encoded by the coding sequence TGACTATTCAACGGGCCGATTCATGTTGGATGTTGCTAAAGATGGTAATGTCCTATTGACTGCTTTTCGAAATGGTGATCCTGCTTATAACTATACTGGCACGTCTGGAGACACCACGGCCATTGTCTTCAACCAAACGACAGTTCTATTATATGTTGTTAATGCCACGGCAATTACATATCCTATGACGACCAAATTGCCAGTCCCAGTAAAAGACTATTACCACAGATCAATTCTCGATGATCAGGGCAACTTCCGACAGTTGTATCGGATTAAGAATGGGGGCAAAAACGAGTGGATTACGACATGGAAGTTGATTGAAAGGCCTTGTATGGTGAGTAACATTTGTGGGGTGTTTGGATTTTGTTCAAATGGCAATGAAACTGCGATTTGTGAGTGTTTGGAAGGGTATGTGCCGATCGATCCAAACATACCCTCTAAAGGGTGTTATCCAAATCCAAATATGGTCATGGACTTTTGTTCATTGAATAATGCAAATGAGAGCTTCAAAATTGTTAAGCTTGACGATTCTGATTTCCCATTTCTTTTGGACTCTGACGTGTCCATGGTTGGACCAACAGATGAGAGCAGGTGCGAGGAAGCTGTGAGGAAGGACTGTTTTTGCTCAGCAGCCGTTTATTTTGGAGGTAATTGCTACAAGAAGAGGATGCCGTTGTTAAACGCTAGAAAAAGCATTCCTGACACCAGTAATCTAGTGGCTTTCCTGAAAGTTCCCATAATCATTAATGGCAAAAGATCCCTTTCTAACGAGGCCCTGCTAGCAATATTTGTCGTGTGTTCAACATTCGCATTGTCTTTTGCAGTTGTGTCTGTCTATTATCAACCCTTTATTACAAAGGATTTCTTAAAAGGGAAGAAACCTGCAAAGCTGAAGCCATTGGAGGTGAATTTGAAGGCATTTTCATTCAATGAATTGAAAGAAGCAACAAATGGTTTCGATAACCTACTTGGCAGAGGATCTTTTGGTGCAGTTTATAAAGGAGTTTTGACTTTGAGAGATCAAGAAGTGGAGGTTGCTGTGAAGCAATTAGAGAAGAAGGTGGTTGAACAAGGAGAAAAGTTCTTAACAGAAGTCCAAGTAATTGGTTTGACTCATCATAGAAACTTACTTCAATTGTTGGGATTCTGCAACGAAGAAGAGCATCGGTTATTGGTTTATGAGCTCATGAAAAATGGTCCTTCGTCAAATTTCCTGTTTGGAGAGAAGGAAAATCAGAAGCCTAAATGGGAAAGCAGAGCAAAAATGGTATTGGAAATTGCAAATGGGTTGTTATATTTGCACGAAGAGTGTGAAACTCAGATCATCCACTGCGATATAAAGCCACAAAACATTCTTCTTGACGATAATTACCGAGCAAAAAtctcagattttgggttagccAAGTTGATGAAGAAAAACCAAACACGGACAGCCACGGTGATAAAAGGAACAAGGGGATATATGGCGCCAGAATGGCTCAAGACAGCACCTGTTACAACAAAAGCCGACGTTTACAGCTTTGGAGTCATGTTGTTAGAGATCATATTTTGCAGAAGGCATTATGAAGAAGAAACACAAGGCAATGATGGAATAATACTGGTGGATTGGGTTGTAAGTAGTGTGAGAGCAGAAAGATTGAGAGACATAATAAGGCATGATTGTGAAGCAATGAATGACTATGAAAAGTTTAAGAGGATGACAATGGTGGGAGTGTGGTGCATCTCTTCAGATCCTGTATGTCGGCCATCCATGAAAGAAGTTGTACGGATGCTAGAAGGAAGCAGTGACGTGAGAATCCCTCCTTTGCTTGAACGAATGAGATATGCATATTTTGTGTGGTTGTTTATGTTTCATGTGTTTTTGTATAATTGA